In one Bacillus mesophilus genomic region, the following are encoded:
- a CDS encoding peptidase U32 family protein, which produces MKKPELLVTPRHVDDIVPLIEAGADAFIIGEQQFGLRLAGEFSRRDVKQSIELAHKSGKKVYIAINAIFHNEKIDELSDYISFLKDVNADAIVFGDPAVLMVAKEIAPSIPLHWNTETTATNWFTCNYWGRKGAKRAVLAREINMDAIVEMKEHAKVELEVQVHGMTCMFQSKRSLLGNYFQYQGKTMEIEHVKGDQTLFLHDKERENKYPIFEDENGTHIMSPNDICIIDELEEMIDAEVDSLKIDGILKSSEYIIEVTKRYRQAIDLCVENREEYEDQKEALLEQIESIQPSNRPLDTGFFFKETVY; this is translated from the coding sequence ATGAAAAAACCTGAATTATTAGTAACACCAAGACATGTAGATGATATAGTACCACTAATCGAAGCAGGTGCAGATGCCTTTATCATTGGAGAACAGCAATTTGGACTAAGACTTGCAGGTGAATTTTCTCGCAGAGATGTAAAACAAAGCATTGAACTTGCACATAAAAGTGGAAAAAAAGTATATATAGCGATTAATGCTATCTTTCATAATGAAAAAATAGATGAGCTTTCAGATTATATTTCGTTCTTAAAAGATGTGAATGCTGATGCTATCGTGTTTGGAGACCCTGCTGTACTTATGGTTGCTAAAGAAATAGCACCATCCATCCCCCTTCATTGGAATACAGAGACCACAGCAACCAACTGGTTTACTTGTAACTATTGGGGAAGAAAAGGGGCAAAACGAGCAGTCCTAGCAAGGGAAATAAACATGGATGCAATAGTCGAAATGAAAGAACATGCAAAGGTTGAGCTTGAGGTACAAGTTCACGGGATGACTTGTATGTTTCAATCAAAGCGTTCATTACTAGGGAACTACTTCCAATACCAAGGTAAAACCATGGAGATTGAGCATGTTAAGGGAGATCAAACCCTGTTTTTACATGATAAGGAGAGAGAGAATAAGTACCCTATCTTTGAAGACGAAAATGGTACCCATATTATGAGTCCCAACGATATTTGTATAATAGATGAACTAGAAGAGATGATTGATGCTGAAGTAGATTCATTAAAAATTGATGGCATCTTAAAAAGCTCGGAATATATCATCGAAGTAACGAAAAGATACCGCCAAGCTATCGATTTATGTGTTGAAAATCGTGAAGAATATGAAGACCAGAAGGAAGCGTTATTAGAACAAATAGAGAGTATCCAACCTTCTAATCGTCCATTGGACACGGGGTTCTTCTTTAAAGAAACGGTTTATTAA
- a CDS encoding O-methyltransferase gives MIPSELENYLQSLIPEREPVLLEMEQYAKEHNVPIMELIGMEALLQFIRLIQPKAILEIGTAIGYSSIRMAKAVQDVSVVTIERDEERYQRALYYIDKANMSDQIEVILGDALEVSIEQTFDVIFIDAAKGQYTKFFEKYEKLLGKNGVIISDNVLFKGLVAVNNTDNKRIKSLVKKIQGYNEWLMQNSLYDTTILPIGDGIAISKQKG, from the coding sequence ATGATACCATCGGAGCTTGAAAACTATTTACAATCACTTATTCCAGAGCGAGAACCTGTTCTTTTAGAAATGGAACAATATGCAAAAGAGCATAATGTACCCATTATGGAATTAATAGGGATGGAAGCCTTGTTACAGTTTATTAGACTAATTCAGCCTAAGGCAATCCTTGAGATTGGTACGGCAATAGGGTATTCCTCTATTCGCATGGCTAAAGCTGTTCAAGATGTGAGTGTAGTGACTATAGAACGAGACGAGGAGCGCTACCAGAGAGCGCTTTATTATATTGATAAAGCAAATATGTCTGACCAAATAGAAGTCATCTTGGGTGATGCTTTAGAGGTAAGTATCGAGCAAACCTTTGATGTTATTTTTATTGACGCAGCAAAAGGTCAGTATACAAAATTCTTCGAGAAGTATGAGAAGCTACTGGGAAAAAACGGAGTCATTATTTCAGATAATGTACTATTTAAAGGTCTAGTAGCGGTAAATAATACTGATAACAAACGAATTAAATCACTTGTAAAGAAGATTCAAGGTTATAACGAATGGCTAATGCAAAATTCCTTATATGACACAACCATTCTTCCAATCGGTGATGGAATTGCCATTAGTAAGCAAAAGGGGTGA
- the mltG gene encoding endolytic transglycosylase MltG produces the protein MSSIESESNQDQYKDKLIEKHKEAKLVRRIVLVATIVIFISLGAGITFGYKYIESALQPVDPTNSEPVDVTIPIGSSTRGIAMILEENGIIKNADVFRYYVKFKNESGFMAGDYVLNPAMKFEEIIASLKTGKILQEVVFSLTIPEGKTLEQIVKIVSEKTGYTEEELMTQLNDPEYLSSLMEQYPSVLTEDILNEEIRYPLEGYLFPATYPFYTEKPSIDQIVEVMLDKTEDVLFAYQDDMTEKEMTVHELLTFASLIEEEATAKTDREDISSVFYNRIEEGMPLQTDPTVLYALGKHKDRVLYEDLEIDSPYNTYVIQGLPIGPIANAGQMSIEAALHPSETDFFYFLATKDGEVIFTRTLDEHNREKAKHITNN, from the coding sequence ATGTCTTCAATTGAATCTGAATCAAATCAAGATCAATATAAAGATAAGCTTATTGAGAAGCACAAAGAGGCCAAGCTAGTCAGAAGAATAGTTCTAGTTGCTACAATCGTCATCTTTATTTCCTTAGGTGCTGGAATAACATTTGGTTATAAGTATATTGAATCAGCATTACAACCAGTTGATCCGACCAATAGTGAACCTGTAGATGTAACGATCCCGATAGGGTCTTCTACTAGAGGTATTGCTATGATTTTAGAAGAGAATGGTATTATAAAGAACGCAGATGTATTTCGTTATTATGTAAAATTTAAAAATGAATCAGGCTTTATGGCTGGAGATTATGTACTAAATCCAGCAATGAAATTTGAAGAAATTATTGCTAGTTTAAAGACAGGGAAAATCCTACAAGAGGTTGTTTTTTCACTAACGATCCCCGAAGGTAAAACTCTAGAGCAGATTGTGAAAATTGTCTCAGAGAAAACAGGTTATACAGAAGAAGAGCTTATGACTCAGCTTAATGATCCTGAGTATCTGTCAAGCTTAATGGAACAATATCCTTCTGTTTTAACTGAAGATATCCTTAATGAAGAAATTCGCTATCCGTTAGAAGGGTATTTATTCCCTGCAACCTATCCATTTTATACAGAGAAACCTTCTATCGATCAAATAGTAGAGGTTATGTTAGATAAAACTGAGGACGTACTCTTTGCTTATCAAGATGATATGACAGAAAAAGAAATGACAGTTCATGAGTTATTAACATTTGCTTCCTTAATTGAAGAAGAAGCAACAGCTAAAACTGATCGTGAGGACATTTCGAGTGTATTCTACAATCGTATAGAGGAAGGTATGCCACTGCAAACAGATCCAACAGTTCTTTACGCTTTAGGTAAACATAAGGATCGAGTTCTTTATGAAGACCTAGAGATTGATTCGCCTTACAACACATATGTGATTCAGGGATTGCCAATTGGACCAATTGCAAATGCAGGTCAAATGTCAATAGAAGCAGCACTTCATCCTTCAGAGACAGATTTCTTTTACTTCCTAGCTACCAAAGATGGCGAAGTAATCTTCACAAGGACCCTAGATGAGCATAATCGTGAAAAGGCCAAGCATATTACAAATAACTAA
- a CDS encoding DUF1292 domain-containing protein: MTHGEKQITVIDEDGNEQLCEVLFTFDSEEFKKSYVLYYPIGADEDEEDIEIHASSFTSGETEEGELAPIETDEEWDMIEEMLNTFLDEEEEE, from the coding sequence ATGACACATGGTGAAAAACAAATTACAGTAATTGATGAAGATGGAAATGAACAATTATGTGAAGTGCTCTTTACATTTGATTCTGAAGAATTTAAAAAATCATATGTACTTTATTATCCAATAGGTGCAGATGAGGATGAAGAGGACATCGAGATTCATGCTTCAAGCTTTACTTCTGGAGAAACAGAAGAAGGGGAACTAGCTCCAATTGAAACAGATGAAGAGTGGGATATGATTGAAGAAATGTTAAATACATTTCTTGATGAAGAAGAAGAAGAGTAA
- the ruvX gene encoding Holliday junction resolvase RuvX — protein MRILGLDVGTKTVGVAVSDEMGWTAQGLETIQINEEKKQFGFNRLKEIIEEYQVESVVVGLPKNMNGTIGPRGEACQKYAELLSETFQLPVQLWDERLSTMAAERILLSADVSRKKRKKVIDKLAASVILQNYLDSKN, from the coding sequence ATGAGAATATTAGGATTAGATGTTGGGACGAAAACTGTTGGTGTTGCAGTTAGTGATGAGATGGGTTGGACAGCACAAGGCTTAGAAACCATCCAAATCAATGAAGAAAAAAAACAGTTTGGATTTAATCGATTAAAGGAAATAATAGAAGAGTACCAGGTTGAATCTGTTGTAGTTGGACTTCCTAAAAATATGAATGGGACGATTGGTCCTCGCGGAGAAGCTTGTCAAAAGTATGCGGAACTATTATCGGAAACCTTTCAACTACCTGTTCAATTATGGGACGAGCGACTATCAACAATGGCTGCAGAACGTATTCTTCTTTCTGCTGATGTTAGTAGAAAGAAACGTAAAAAGGTTATTGATAAACTAGCAGCTTCGGTTATTCTTCAAAATTATTTGGATAGCAAAAACTAA
- a CDS encoding IreB family regulatory phosphoprotein — MSSFDKTMKFNFQEDQLDTNVDDVLFTVYDALQEKGYNPINQIVGYLLSGDPAYIPRHMDARNIIRKLERDEIIEELVKSYLATRKK; from the coding sequence ATGAGCTCTTTTGATAAAACGATGAAATTTAATTTTCAAGAGGATCAGCTTGATACTAATGTAGATGATGTGTTGTTTACGGTTTATGACGCCCTTCAAGAGAAAGGCTATAACCCCATTAATCAAATTGTAGGCTATTTGTTATCGGGTGACCCAGCTTATATCCCAAGGCATATGGATGCGAGAAATATCATCAGAAAGCTTGAACGTGATGAAATCATCGAAGAGCTAGTCAAATCTTATTTAGCTACACGAAAAAAATAA
- the alaS gene encoding alanine--tRNA ligase: MKQLSSAQVRQLFLDFFKEKGHSVEPSRPLVPHEDPSLLWINSGVATLKKYFDGRVIPENPRICNAQKSIRTNDIENVGKTARHHTFFEMLGNFSIGDYFKTESIHWAWEFLTSKDWIGFDPEKLSVTIHPEDEEAYKIWTEEVGVPKERVIRLEGNFWDIGEGPSGPNTELFYDRGEEYGNDPSDPELYPGGENERYLEVWNLVFSEFNHNPDGTYTPLPKKNIDTGMGLERMCSVIQGVPTNFDTDLFVPIIEATENISGHKYRESKEKDVAFKVIADHVRTVTFAVGDGALPSNEGRGYVLRRLLRRAVRYAKQLDIGRPFMFELVPVVADVMVDFYPEVKEKTEFIQKVIKNEEERFLETLNDGLAILSAVIRSQKEKNETVIPGADVFRLYDTYGFPVELTEEYAEEEGMVLDTEGFEVEMNSQRERARAARQDTGSMQVQGGVLGEITAKSSFVGYEKLEEEANVLEIVSNHQFVNELSAGQEGQIILSSTPFYAESGGQIADKGYLVGNGLKVLVKDVQKAPNGQNLHQIIVEEGTLTKGTSVSATIDQELRGGIIKNHTATHLLHQALKDVLGGHVNQAGSLVTKDRLRFDFSHFGQIKPEELEQIEEIVNKKIWQSIDVEISNKSLTEAKAMGAMALFGEKYGEIVRVVQVGDYSLELCGGCHVQNTAVIGLFKIVSESGIGAGTRRIEAVTGQAAYAAMYEQISLLNEAAARLKSNPKDIVNRIDTLQIEMKQLQRENESLAAKLGNIEAGNLINQVKEINGVKVLASKVNATDMNSLRSMVDDLKLKIGSGVIILGSVVGTDKVNLLAGVTEDLLPKGYHAGKLIKEVAGRCGGGGGGRPDMAQAGGKDPDKLTEALEYVEEWVIKSV, encoded by the coding sequence TTGAAACAGTTATCATCAGCTCAAGTAAGACAGTTATTTTTAGACTTTTTTAAGGAAAAGGGTCATTCAGTAGAGCCAAGTCGTCCACTTGTTCCTCATGAGGATCCGTCCCTACTTTGGATCAATAGTGGAGTTGCGACATTAAAGAAATATTTTGATGGTCGTGTGATTCCCGAGAACCCTCGCATATGTAACGCACAAAAATCGATTAGAACAAACGATATTGAGAATGTTGGAAAAACAGCTAGACACCATACTTTCTTTGAGATGCTAGGAAATTTTTCTATTGGTGATTATTTTAAGACTGAATCTATCCACTGGGCATGGGAATTCCTAACTAGTAAAGATTGGATTGGCTTTGATCCGGAGAAGCTATCAGTTACCATCCATCCTGAAGATGAAGAAGCCTATAAAATCTGGACAGAGGAAGTAGGGGTACCTAAAGAACGAGTGATTCGTCTTGAGGGTAACTTTTGGGACATTGGAGAGGGTCCAAGTGGACCTAATACGGAGCTTTTTTACGATCGTGGTGAAGAGTATGGAAATGACCCGAGTGATCCAGAACTTTACCCAGGTGGAGAAAATGAGCGTTATCTAGAAGTTTGGAATCTCGTGTTCTCAGAATTTAATCATAATCCAGATGGAACATATACTCCACTTCCAAAGAAAAACATTGATACCGGAATGGGATTAGAGCGTATGTGCTCTGTTATTCAAGGAGTACCTACTAATTTTGATACTGATCTATTTGTTCCGATTATTGAGGCTACAGAGAACATTTCTGGCCATAAGTATCGTGAATCAAAGGAGAAGGACGTAGCGTTTAAGGTAATCGCTGACCATGTTAGAACAGTAACCTTCGCTGTTGGAGACGGTGCACTTCCTTCCAATGAAGGTAGAGGGTACGTACTACGAAGATTGTTACGTAGAGCGGTACGTTATGCTAAGCAATTAGACATTGGGCGTCCATTTATGTTTGAGCTTGTTCCGGTAGTTGCAGACGTGATGGTGGACTTCTATCCAGAAGTGAAAGAAAAGACTGAGTTTATCCAGAAGGTTATAAAAAATGAAGAAGAACGCTTTTTAGAAACGTTAAATGATGGATTGGCTATTTTATCAGCTGTCATTCGCTCACAAAAAGAAAAGAACGAAACTGTTATTCCAGGTGCAGATGTGTTCAGACTTTATGACACATATGGATTCCCTGTTGAGCTTACAGAAGAATACGCGGAAGAAGAAGGTATGGTCCTTGATACTGAAGGCTTTGAAGTTGAGATGAACAGCCAGCGTGAACGAGCAAGAGCTGCTAGACAAGATACAGGTTCCATGCAGGTTCAAGGTGGAGTGCTTGGAGAAATTACGGCAAAGAGCAGCTTTGTTGGGTATGAAAAGCTTGAAGAAGAAGCAAATGTGTTAGAAATAGTCTCAAACCATCAATTTGTCAATGAGCTATCAGCAGGGCAAGAAGGGCAAATCATTCTTAGCTCTACGCCGTTTTATGCTGAAAGTGGTGGTCAAATTGCCGATAAAGGATATCTAGTAGGCAATGGCCTCAAGGTACTAGTTAAAGATGTACAGAAAGCTCCAAATGGTCAAAACTTACATCAAATTATTGTGGAGGAAGGTACATTAACAAAGGGTACTTCCGTTTCAGCAACAATTGATCAGGAGTTAAGAGGAGGCATTATTAAAAATCATACTGCCACTCATCTTCTTCATCAGGCTTTAAAAGATGTATTAGGTGGGCATGTTAACCAAGCAGGCTCACTAGTTACAAAAGATCGTTTACGTTTTGACTTCTCTCACTTCGGCCAAATTAAACCTGAAGAACTAGAACAAATTGAAGAAATCGTAAATAAAAAGATTTGGCAAAGTATTGACGTTGAAATTTCTAATAAATCACTAACTGAAGCAAAAGCTATGGGGGCAATGGCGCTTTTTGGTGAGAAGTATGGAGAAATTGTTCGAGTGGTTCAGGTCGGTGATTATAGCCTAGAGCTTTGTGGCGGTTGTCATGTTCAAAATACTGCTGTGATTGGGCTATTCAAAATTGTTTCAGAATCAGGAATAGGTGCTGGTACTAGAAGAATTGAAGCAGTAACTGGTCAAGCAGCATATGCAGCGATGTACGAGCAAATTAGCCTTCTAAATGAAGCGGCAGCGAGATTAAAATCGAATCCAAAAGACATAGTAAATAGAATTGATACTCTACAGATCGAAATGAAGCAACTGCAAAGAGAAAATGAATCTTTAGCGGCTAAGCTTGGAAATATTGAAGCAGGTAACTTGATCAATCAGGTCAAAGAGATTAATGGAGTAAAGGTTCTAGCTAGTAAGGTCAATGCCACTGATATGAACAGCTTACGTTCTATGGTTGATGATTTAAAGCTTAAAATAGGATCTGGTGTGATTATCTTAGGATCAGTGGTTGGAACAGATAAGGTCAACTTATTAGCGGGTGTTACCGAGGATTTACTTCCAAAAGGGTATCATGCTGGAAAGCTTATAAAAGAAGTTGCTGGACGTTGTGGTGGCGGTGGTGGTGGCCGTCCTGATATGGCACAAGCTGGAGGAAAAGACCCGGATAAATTAACAGAAGCTCTTGAATATGTTGAGGAATGGGTAATAAAGTCGGTTTAA
- a CDS encoding AI-2E family transporter, which yields MKNINTNWLIRILTLLLFLLCIYVFLKLEPFWTPIYQVALAIFIPFLIASFITYLLHPLIEKIHAYNIPRPIAILIIYGLFFGGIALGLYKGLPQILIQIRELGNNVPELFEKYRAWSSSIHQQTEQLPDGVHARIEQTLTGVEESIASILTNVINVLRSVINYFLLILIIPFIVFYMLKDFDQIKKTVWYLTPRNYRKSGIRFLKDIDQSLGNYIRGQLLVCLVVGIISTLGFWLIDMKYPLLLGVIVGVTNVIPYFGPIIGAIPAMLIAVTISGKMVLFVAIVIFSIQFIEGNLLSPLIVGKSLHMHPVFIMFALLAGGEIGGVAGLILAVPLLAILKVILLHAKAHFTKH from the coding sequence ATGAAAAATATAAATACTAACTGGCTCATAAGAATTCTAACACTGTTACTATTTCTATTGTGTATTTATGTTTTTTTAAAGCTTGAGCCCTTTTGGACACCGATTTATCAAGTGGCATTAGCTATATTTATTCCCTTTCTAATCGCCTCGTTTATAACGTATTTACTTCATCCGTTAATCGAAAAGATACATGCTTATAATATTCCAAGGCCCATTGCTATTTTAATTATTTATGGATTGTTTTTTGGTGGAATTGCTCTTGGCCTTTACAAGGGACTTCCACAGATTTTAATTCAAATTAGAGAGCTTGGCAATAATGTTCCAGAGCTGTTTGAAAAGTATCGAGCATGGTCCAGTTCTATTCACCAACAGACAGAGCAATTACCTGATGGTGTCCATGCAAGAATAGAACAAACCCTAACAGGAGTAGAAGAATCAATTGCATCTATCCTAACAAATGTTATAAATGTGTTAAGAAGTGTGATTAATTACTTCCTACTCATTTTAATTATCCCGTTTATTGTTTTCTATATGTTAAAAGACTTCGATCAGATTAAAAAGACTGTATGGTATTTAACTCCAAGGAATTATCGAAAGTCAGGTATACGCTTTTTGAAGGATATAGATCAATCGCTAGGAAATTATATTCGTGGCCAGCTTTTAGTCTGTCTAGTGGTTGGTATTATTTCAACACTCGGATTTTGGTTAATTGATATGAAATATCCTCTGCTATTAGGGGTTATTGTAGGAGTAACCAACGTCATTCCCTATTTTGGTCCAATTATCGGGGCAATACCTGCAATGTTAATTGCAGTAACGATATCAGGTAAGATGGTTCTGTTTGTGGCAATTGTTATTTTTAGCATACAATTTATTGAAGGTAATTTATTATCCCCATTAATTGTAGGCAAAAGTCTTCATATGCACCCAGTGTTTATTATGTTTGCGTTATTAGCTGGTGGGGAAATCGGTGGTGTGGCAGGCCTTATTTTAGCCGTACCATTGCTAGCAATCCTAAAGGTGATTCTCCTCCATGCAAAAGCCCATTTTACAAAACATTGA
- a CDS encoding YrzQ family protein, translating into MNRTLTSIIAMGLGAYAFHKAQENDMMSSRPVRKLRKRITKMW; encoded by the coding sequence ATGAATAGAACACTAACATCTATAATTGCTATGGGTCTTGGAGCATACGCTTTTCACAAGGCACAGGAAAATGATATGATGTCAAGCAGACCGGTAAGAAAGCTCCGCAAACGTATTACAAAAATGTGGTAA
- a CDS encoding PRC-barrel domain-containing protein produces the protein MRTFTLIKGMPVYDSSTGKALGVVSDLMVSNEGVIRAVMLDVKGLFERDRLISIDKVLSIGTDGVMLEDRSSLQSGIVEEPDHFLCDHDLVGKLLFTKEGEKLGIVDDVYFDANLGTILGYEVSEGFFADLSEGKKNVKTNHPLQFGEDIVLIEIDT, from the coding sequence TTGCGAACATTTACTTTGATTAAAGGTATGCCAGTGTATGATTCATCCACAGGTAAAGCGTTGGGTGTTGTTTCCGATTTAATGGTCTCGAATGAAGGTGTGATCAGAGCAGTCATGCTTGATGTGAAGGGCCTCTTTGAACGTGATCGATTAATCAGCATCGACAAAGTATTATCCATCGGAACAGATGGTGTGATGCTAGAAGATAGAAGTTCTTTACAATCCGGCATTGTAGAAGAGCCCGATCATTTTCTATGCGATCATGATTTGGTCGGTAAGCTCCTTTTTACAAAAGAAGGAGAAAAACTTGGTATCGTCGATGATGTATATTTTGATGCAAATTTGGGCACTATTTTAGGGTATGAAGTATCAGAAGGATTCTTTGCTGATTTATCTGAAGGAAAAAAGAATGTGAAGACAAATCATCCACTTCAGTTCGGCGAGGATATTGTACTGATCGAAATTGACACGTGA
- a CDS encoding ATP-dependent RecD-like DNA helicase, whose protein sequence is MTEPEKYVKGHPIVTIFHNDSNLYTVLRIRIEETTENYEDKEAIVTGYFPLLQEHETYTFFGVFKDHPKFGIQYHVNHFQKEIPRTEQGIILYLSSDLFKGIGKKTAEKIVEALGEDAINKILHNPDVLKSVPQLTSEKAKELARTLLEHQGLEQVMVTLSQYGFGPQLSMKIYQTYRDQTLDMIKRNPYQLMADVEGIGFAKADELGKAIGMVGKHPERIKAACLYVIDQFSMQEGHVYLLGEQLYERVRGLLESSHYDLISESDIIQQLEYLVEEGKLVLEDDRYYLPSLFFSEKGLVTNIKRLLEQEEYEDSFPESEFLLALGALEERLKVQYAPSQKDAIQKALSSPMLLLTGGPGTGKTTVIKGIVELYAELHGCSLDPKDYKKEEPFPFLLVAPTGRAAKRMNESTGLPAVTIHRLLGWNGVDGFDHDEDNPVDGKILIVDEVSMVDTWLANQLFKSLPASLQVILVGDEDQLPSVGPGQVLSDLLDTGTIPTVRLVDIFRQSEDSTIVELAHDIKKGTLPHDIMTPKSDRSFLKCNQYQVIDVVKKVCANAVKKGFSPRDIQVLAPMYRGPAGIDTLNLELQTLFNPKTDQKREISYGDKAYRVGDKVLQLVNQPDQNVFNGDMGEIVSVFYAKENVEKEDLIVIAFEGTEVTYKKQDLNQITHAYCCSVHKAQGSEFPIVIFPVVKSYYRMLRKNLIYTAITRSKEFLILCGEEETLLQGIQRTEDRKRQTTLTERVKGMIGNIVTETESAGFELSVDAERAAMVNVSPYDFMD, encoded by the coding sequence ATGACGGAACCAGAAAAATATGTAAAAGGTCATCCAATTGTTACGATCTTTCATAATGATTCCAACTTATATACAGTTCTACGGATTCGGATCGAAGAGACTACCGAAAATTATGAGGATAAAGAGGCAATTGTAACAGGCTATTTCCCTCTTCTTCAGGAACATGAGACTTATACCTTCTTTGGTGTGTTTAAGGATCATCCTAAGTTTGGTATTCAATATCATGTGAATCACTTCCAAAAAGAAATTCCCAGAACCGAGCAAGGAATTATATTATATTTATCGAGCGATCTATTTAAAGGAATAGGAAAAAAAACAGCTGAAAAAATTGTAGAAGCACTTGGTGAAGATGCAATTAATAAAATCTTACATAACCCTGATGTTTTAAAATCTGTACCACAGTTAACTTCAGAAAAAGCAAAAGAGCTAGCCAGAACATTACTTGAACACCAAGGTTTAGAACAGGTCATGGTCACTTTATCTCAATATGGATTTGGCCCCCAGCTTTCAATGAAGATATACCAAACATACCGAGATCAAACCCTAGACATGATTAAGCGAAACCCCTATCAGCTAATGGCGGACGTTGAGGGAATTGGCTTTGCAAAAGCTGATGAACTTGGTAAAGCGATAGGGATGGTGGGAAAGCATCCTGAACGTATAAAGGCCGCATGTCTTTATGTGATTGACCAGTTTAGTATGCAGGAAGGGCATGTATATCTTTTAGGAGAGCAATTGTACGAAAGAGTAAGGGGATTATTAGAATCCTCGCATTATGACCTGATTTCTGAATCGGATATCATCCAACAGCTGGAATATCTGGTTGAGGAAGGGAAGTTAGTCCTTGAAGATGACCGTTATTACCTTCCTTCGTTATTTTTTTCTGAAAAAGGCTTAGTTACTAATATAAAGAGGTTATTAGAACAGGAAGAGTATGAAGATTCCTTTCCGGAGTCTGAATTCTTACTAGCTTTAGGAGCACTCGAAGAACGCCTCAAGGTACAATATGCACCTTCTCAAAAGGATGCTATTCAAAAAGCCCTGTCGTCTCCTATGCTTCTTTTAACAGGAGGACCAGGTACAGGGAAAACAACTGTCATCAAGGGTATCGTTGAGTTATATGCGGAACTCCATGGTTGTTCCTTGGATCCAAAGGATTATAAAAAAGAAGAACCCTTTCCATTTTTGCTAGTTGCACCTACAGGAAGAGCAGCTAAACGGATGAATGAATCAACTGGACTACCAGCTGTTACGATTCACCGACTTCTTGGTTGGAATGGAGTAGACGGATTTGATCATGATGAAGATAATCCTGTTGATGGAAAGATACTTATAGTTGATGAAGTGTCTATGGTTGATACGTGGTTGGCTAATCAGTTATTCAAATCATTACCTGCTTCTCTTCAGGTTATTTTGGTAGGTGACGAGGATCAGTTGCCCTCCGTTGGGCCAGGTCAAGTGCTGAGTGATTTATTAGATACTGGTACCATTCCTACGGTTCGACTTGTTGATATCTTCCGTCAGTCAGAGGATTCAACCATTGTAGAACTAGCACATGATATTAAAAAGGGTACATTACCACATGATATTATGACTCCAAAATCGGATCGGTCGTTTTTGAAGTGCAATCAATATCAAGTAATTGATGTTGTTAAAAAGGTTTGTGCTAATGCAGTTAAAAAGGGCTTTTCTCCAAGAGATATTCAAGTCCTTGCCCCTATGTACAGGGGACCTGCGGGAATCGATACATTAAATCTTGAACTACAAACTTTGTTTAACCCAAAAACAGATCAGAAGAGAGAAATTTCTTATGGAGACAAGGCTTACCGGGTTGGTGATAAGGTTCTTCAGCTTGTGAATCAACCTGATCAAAACGTGTTTAATGGGGATATGGGAGAGATTGTTTCTGTTTTCTATGCGAAGGAAAACGTAGAAAAGGAAGACCTTATTGTAATTGCCTTTGAAGGGACAGAGGTAACCTATAAAAAGCAGGATTTAAATCAAATTACTCATGCTTATTGTTGCTCTGTACATAAAGCACAAGGCAGTGAATTTCCAATTGTCATTTTTCCTGTTGTAAAAAGTTATTATAGAATGCTTCGAAAAAACTTAATTTATACAGCGATAACAAGAAGTAAAGAGTTTTTAATTCTATGTGGGGAAGAAGAGACCCTATTGCAGGGGATTCAACGTACGGAAGATCGGAAACGTCAAACCACTTTAACAGAAAGAGTTAAGGGAATGATTGGCAACATCGTTACAGAAACTGAATCTGCCGGGTTTGAGTTGTCTGTTGATGCAGAACGTGCGGCTATGGTAAACGTTTCTCCGTATGACTTTATGGATTAA